A single region of the Salmo salar chromosome ssa16, Ssal_v3.1, whole genome shotgun sequence genome encodes:
- the LOC106573416 gene encoding selenide, water dikinase 1 — protein MSVRESFNPESYELDKSFRLTRFTELKGTGCKVPQDVLQKLLEALQENHYQEDEQFLGAVMPRLGIGMDTCVIPLRHGGLSLVQTTDYIYPIVDDPYMMGRIACANVLSDLYAMGVTECDNMLMLLGISNKLSEKERDKVMPLIIQGFKDASEEAGTSVTGGQTVLNPWVVMGGVATTVCQPNEFIMPDNAVPGDVLVLTKPLGTQVAVAVHQWLDIPDKWNKIKLVVTQEDVELAYQEAMMNMARLNRTAAGLMHTFNAHAATDITGFGILGHAQTLARQQRSEVSFVIHNLPVLAKMAAVSKACGNMFGLMHGTCPETSGGLLICLPREQAARFCAEIKSPKYGEGHQAWIIGIVEKGNRTARIIDKPRIIEVAPQLSTQNVNPTPGATS, from the exons ATGTCTGTCAGAGAGTCGTTTAACCCAGAGAGCTACGAGCTAGACAAGAGCTTCAGACTCACACGCTTCACTGAGCTCAAAGGAACGGGCTGCAAG GTGCCCCAGGATGTGCTACAGAAGCTTCTAGAAGCCCTGCAGGAGAACCACTATCAGGAGGATGAACAGTTCCTTGGGGCTGTCATGCCCAGACTTG GCATTGGTATGGACACCTGTGTCATCCCCCTCCGACACGGAGGCCTTTCTCTCGTCCAGACAACAGACTACATCTACCCCATAGTGGACGACCCCTATATGATG GGGCGAATTGCGTGTGCCAACGTTCTAAGTGACCTGTATGCCATGGGAGTGACGGAATGTGACAACATGCTGATGCTACTGGGGATCAGTAACAAACTGTCAGAAAAG GAGCGGGACAAGGTGATGCCTCTGATCATCCAGGGTTTCAAAGACGCGTCAGAGGAAGCAGGCACGTCTGTGACGGGGGGACAGACGGTGCTTAACCCCTGGGTGGTCATGGGGGGTGTGGCCACCACCGTCTGTCAACCTAATGAGTTCATCAT GCCAGATAACGCAGTGCCAGGAGATGTGTTGGTGCTCACCAAACCTCTGGGGACTCAGGTGGCTGTGGCTGTACACCAGTGGCTGGACATC cCTGACAAGTGGAATAAGATCAAGCTAGTGGTGACTCAGGAGGATGTAGAGCTGGCCTATCAGGAAGCCATGATGAACATGGCCCGGCTCAACAGGACAG CCGCTGGTCTGATGCACACCTTCAATGCTCACGCTGCCACTGACATCACTGGCTTCGGGATCCTGGGCCACGCCCAGACATTGGCACGGCAACAGCGTAGCGAGGTGTCGTTCGTCATCCACAACCTCCCCGTGCTCGCCAAGATGGCAGCTGTGTCCAAGGCCTGCGGGAATATGTTTGGACTCATGCACGGAACCTGCCCTGAgacatcag GGGGTCTGTTGATCTGTCTTCCCAGGGAGCAGGCAGCTCGTTTCTGCGCTGAGATCAAATCTCCTAAATACGGCGAGGGCCACCAGGCCTGGATCATCGGCATCGTGGAGAAGGGCAACCGCACCGCCCGCATCATCGACAAACCACGAATCATCGAGGTCGCTCCTCAGCTCTCCACACAGAATGTCAACCCCACCCCCGGCGCAACCTCATAa